A genomic segment from Scomber japonicus isolate fScoJap1 chromosome 11, fScoJap1.pri, whole genome shotgun sequence encodes:
- the tpt1 gene encoding translationally-controlled tumor protein homolog, whose product MHIYRCLISGDEMFSDIYKVKVSESGIFYEVEGKTVTRTEGFDDALIGANASAEEAVEGNESSSVSGVDIVLNHKLQETGFDKKQYMVYIKEYMKTIKGKLEESSPDRVKPFMQEAQTEVKKIIGNIANYQFFTGESMNPDGLVGLLDYREDGITPFMLFFKDGLEVEKC is encoded by the exons ATGCATATCTACAGGTGTCTCATCAGCG GTGATGAGATGTTCTCGGACATCTACAAAGTCAAAGTATCCGAGAGCGGCATCTTCTATGAAGTTGAAGGAAAG ACCGTCACCAGGACAGAAGGGTTTGACGATGCTTTAATAGGCGCCAACGCCTCTGCTGAGGAAGCGGTAGAGGGTAATGAGTCTAGCTCCGTCTCAGGCGTCGACATTGTCCTTAACCACAAACTGCAGGAGACAGGCTTCGACAAGAAGCAGTACATGGTCTACATCAAGGAATACATGAAGAC CATCAAGGGTAAGCTCGAGGAGTCCTCCCCAGATAGAGTGAAGCCATTTATGCAAGAGGCCCAGACAGAAGTTAAGAAGATCATCGGAAACATCGCAAACTACCAG TTTTTCACAGGGGAGTCCATGAACCCAGATGGCCTGGTTGGACTGCTGGACTACCGTGAAGATGGCATCACACCATTCATGCTTTTCTTCAAAGATGGTCTGGAGGTTGAGAAATGT tAA